In Ooceraea biroi isolate clonal line C1 chromosome 1, Obir_v5.4, whole genome shotgun sequence, the genomic stretch ACCTGGTAAGCGAGACTCTGAATCAGAGCAAGCGTCTGCCGTCGTTCGTGACCCATCAGGCACACGGTGGACTCCTCGACAACGCTGTGCAGCAGCATCAGGTACTGATATTTCAAGGCCTCCTCCTCGGGTCCGACGAAGTGATTCCACAGGTAGTTTTCGAGCTTGGACCGTTGCTGCCCTATGTCCGGGAAATCGATGAAAAATCTCGAACACATGTATCGTTCGAGAGTCTTGATGTAGTCGGGCTGAGACGGCTTGTACATCTTGACGAGTAGGTTGCAATACTTGAGCAAGCCACCACCACGTATCTCTTCGGGATGCCTCGTCGAGATGAGCTTTTTGTGCAAATGATAGAGCGCTTCTTGAAAATCACCGTAGACGGACTCGCCCACGACGGTAGGGTAAAAGTTCTCGGCGATCGGCAACTTGCTGCACTCGTAAAACAGCAACAAGGAATCGAGAACGATCTGGAAGGAATCGACGGAGAATTCAAACTGTCGTCTCATCGAGTCGACGAATTTCAGCTCGACGTTCCGGTGACCCCGGGAGTTGCCAAGAGAGATCAGAGACCACCGGTCACCATCGTTGTTCACCTTCACCATCTTGCTGACATAGGCCTCTTTCAGGCTACACGTGGTGATGCGTTTGCGGCTCACGCCCTCCGGCAGCAAGTCAAACAAGGAACCGAGCACCGCGGCCTTGACCTTGTCGTAGTTACGGCCGCTGGACAACTCGACCGCGAAGATAAGGTCCAAGTCGTTGTAAGGTTGAGATTCGGTGGCCAGCACGTGAGAAGCAGCGCCGCCGTTCAGTCGGATGTCACGTACCCTCATACCGGCACCTCCGTTACTCGGATCGGTCTCCAGCTTGCTGCGCACCACTGTCACGAGGTCCCTCAGTCGAACTTCCAAGGTAGGAAAGTTTCCTCGGCCGTGGATGCTGACGACCTCGTTCATTACGTCGTTCAGGCGGCGCACTTGCTCGAAGCTCAACACTGCCAACCTCTGCTGAGGATCCGGACAATCAGTAGTGGTATTGCtgttgttgttattgttgttgttgttattgtgggtattgttgttattaatgttgctTTCATTGCTAAGATCTCCATTGCCGATGCCGTTGGTCTTACTGCCGTTCACTTGGCAGAGCGACTCCATCATAGCGACCCGACGTTGGCGTTCCTCGCCGATCTCCAGGGAGCCACACTGCAACAATCACAAGAGACGAGACTTTTACGCGATTCTCCGTTGTACGCGCGACAGgttaatcatttatttcaataaacagAATTATGTATGCCACAAACGTATTTCATGAACCCGACGACATGAATCTGACAATCAATGCAACTACTGCAAACGTAGTTattcttttcaattatattatattatattatattatattatgcatatatagtgtaatataacttatgtgtttatgcttttaatatttttctataaaactCACAAAATTGTTCTCAACCATAGTGACCTCTCGACGagatatttgattatttctcaaactatcatcatcatcgtatcataaattttaatggtaACGTGTGACAAATTTCAAGCATATGTTAATACGTAGAACGTCGGATTTGTTTCATTGATATTTTGAAtgagattgaaataataaaagtgtttgtATGTTAATTCATGTGATACAACGTCACACTTTGACCCCCGAAGAGCGTCGCGCGATTAAAGATCAATAaaggtaaaaagcat encodes the following:
- the LOC113561396 gene encoding LOW QUALITY PROTEIN: terminal nucleotidyltransferase 5C (The sequence of the model RefSeq protein was modified relative to this genomic sequence to represent the inferred CDS: substituted 1 base at 1 genomic stop codon): MEDGTRSNVLLSPKREAQRVEIPSVAGDDPASRKVRSADSAPLQVPLMQCGSLEIGEERQRRVAMMESLCQVNGSKTNGIGNGDLSNESNINNNNTHNNNNNNNNNSNTTTDCPDPQQRLAVLSFEQVRRLNDVMNEVVSIHGRGNFPTLEVRLRDLVTVVRSKLETDPSNGGAGMRVRDIRLNGGAASHVLATESQPYNDLDLIFAVELSSGRNYDKVKAAVLGSLFDLLPEGVSRKRITTCSLKEAYVSKMVKVNNDGDRWSLISLGNSRGHRNVELKFVDSMRRQFEFSVDSFQIVLDSLLLFYECSKLPIAENFYPTVVGESVYGDFQEALYHLHKKLISTRHPEEIRGGGLLKYCNLLVKMYKPSQPDYIKTLERYMCSRFFIDFPDIGQQRSKLENYLWNHFVGPEEEALKYQYLMLLHSVVEESTVCLMGHERRQTLALIQSLAYQVLCQEQQQRLTSHQQAPQGPPATYVYANGYYYAPVIPTAACYTCTCNWMACSSXWDDIDDNAVSVDAATAAVAATTTTTITTTTTTTITTTTSTTAIVTSDVTTTTTKMEVANEPNHAYHYGHWYQWYDKCGVYYLCTSGLYCPLEKFGDPCCICGSFKELEDAERSGIDRVCRSVSKGLKLLS